In the genome of Granulibacter bethesdensis CGDNIH1, one region contains:
- a CDS encoding glycoside hydrolase family 99-like domain-containing protein produces the protein MTAEAPQAMKIIIGLIEHIGDIIACEPVSRYVRFMYPEAHISWAVIKPYRSLIDQNPYIDETIILECLTDWIKLAKHQNFDRIIDLHINHRVCEHCRVPLIKEHGNGFVNTYEWFDYGNILEAFSIGAGLPKLSAAPVIYIDQDARDAVDSLALPDEYCVIHRDSNLPVKDWSAEKWAEVMRWIQSVLGMTVVEVGAHKGDRPSASPASVIDLTNRTSLLETAEIIRRARFFVGIDSGPSHMANACGTPGVVLLGHLGIFKHYNPFSGRYGTKVRDVKLVRNLNGPVQDIEVSEVTEAIAYIASIDRITPVEKSPDPSPSSISIPVADSTERALILKSGLFDAAWYKLHYIPSEAYDPLDHFIAIGGHKGYKPSPAFDCAHYLTAHPDIGAHQTNPLLHYLHCGQAEGRTISADVLPELKTWENTDHKAEEDAFRIFSHSLPQIASSEEAVDIPRLFAFYLPQFHPIAENNLAHGPGFTEWTNVIKTEPLFRGHYQPRQPGELGYYDLRSVDVMRKQVDLALQHGISGFCFYYYYFAGKKLLYKPIENYINSDISAPFFFLWANENWSKRWDGGDKEIIIAQDHSSEDDLIFIRELLPLFQDQRYVKVSGKPILMVYKAHLFPDIFQTTEIWREEAIKHGFPGLYLVMVDDWTDEEVQPRLRGFDASYEIPSNVVPRNVLSDETDELGLGEDFEGRIVDYHKFASYHMGRPMPEYRRHRTVMLPWDNTPRYGSRAMVHVNTSNNAYRTWLTQAMLDTHRRHVPEERIVFLHSWNEWCEGTYVEPDGRYGRHYLNETRAAVQDVRDILSLASSGESVNALAKLQHIGHIKDEGAFRVLQASRMYTHYLYNEILRLRDHAHNLQQALEHHRAISPDLVQQLNEQAGLLAHELALSQEQSTYLQAEIERMHSALSSQIENVTAQLHTMVTSTSWRITAPIRWMRRMLRR, from the coding sequence ATGACCGCTGAGGCCCCCCAAGCAATGAAGATCATTATCGGGCTGATTGAGCACATTGGTGATATTATTGCCTGTGAGCCTGTCAGCCGCTATGTCCGGTTTATGTATCCTGAAGCCCATATTTCATGGGCTGTCATCAAGCCTTATCGCTCACTGATTGATCAAAACCCGTATATTGATGAAACCATCATTCTTGAATGCCTGACCGACTGGATAAAATTAGCAAAACATCAGAATTTTGATCGCATCATCGATCTGCATATTAATCACAGAGTATGCGAGCATTGCCGGGTTCCCCTGATCAAGGAACATGGAAACGGTTTTGTTAATACCTATGAATGGTTTGATTACGGCAACATTCTGGAAGCTTTTTCCATAGGCGCCGGGTTGCCAAAATTATCGGCTGCTCCTGTCATTTATATTGATCAGGATGCCAGAGATGCCGTCGATTCACTGGCTCTACCCGATGAATACTGTGTGATTCATCGGGATTCCAATCTGCCGGTCAAAGACTGGTCCGCAGAGAAATGGGCCGAGGTCATGCGCTGGATACAGTCCGTCCTGGGCATGACAGTGGTTGAAGTGGGTGCCCACAAGGGCGACAGACCATCTGCATCACCGGCCAGCGTGATTGATCTGACGAACCGGACATCCCTGCTGGAAACAGCCGAAATCATCCGGCGCGCCCGTTTCTTCGTGGGTATCGACAGCGGTCCGTCTCATATGGCAAATGCCTGCGGTACACCCGGTGTCGTTTTGCTGGGCCATCTGGGGATATTCAAACACTATAATCCCTTCTCCGGCCGCTACGGAACGAAGGTGCGTGATGTCAAGCTTGTGCGGAATCTGAATGGTCCTGTGCAGGACATTGAAGTCTCTGAAGTCACCGAGGCCATTGCCTATATCGCGTCCATCGATCGCATAACCCCAGTTGAAAAATCCCCCGATCCAAGCCCGTCAAGCATTAGCATTCCTGTAGCTGATTCCACTGAACGCGCCCTGATCCTCAAATCCGGTCTGTTTGACGCTGCCTGGTACAAGCTGCATTACATACCCTCAGAGGCTTATGATCCGCTTGACCATTTTATCGCCATTGGTGGTCATAAAGGTTACAAGCCCAGCCCGGCTTTTGACTGCGCGCATTATCTGACGGCCCATCCTGATATTGGCGCGCATCAGACCAACCCCCTTTTGCATTATCTGCACTGCGGTCAGGCAGAAGGCCGCACCATATCTGCTGATGTGCTGCCTGAGCTGAAAACATGGGAAAATACCGACCACAAGGCTGAAGAAGATGCTTTCCGTATCTTCTCCCACTCTCTGCCACAGATCGCATCATCTGAAGAAGCCGTTGATATCCCCCGCCTGTTCGCATTTTATCTGCCGCAATTTCATCCCATCGCTGAAAACAATCTCGCTCACGGTCCAGGCTTTACTGAGTGGACCAATGTCATCAAAACTGAACCGCTTTTCCGTGGCCACTATCAGCCACGCCAGCCAGGCGAACTGGGTTACTATGATCTTCGTTCCGTTGATGTCATGCGGAAGCAGGTCGATCTTGCCCTGCAACACGGCATTTCCGGATTCTGTTTTTATTACTATTATTTTGCCGGCAAAAAGCTGCTCTACAAACCAATTGAAAATTATATCAATTCCGATATCTCTGCTCCGTTTTTCTTTCTCTGGGCCAACGAGAACTGGAGCAAGCGATGGGACGGTGGCGACAAGGAAATCATTATCGCGCAGGACCATTCCTCTGAAGACGATCTGATCTTCATTCGTGAATTACTGCCGCTTTTCCAGGATCAGCGCTACGTCAAGGTCAGCGGCAAGCCGATCCTGATGGTCTATAAAGCGCATCTTTTCCCTGACATCTTCCAGACCACCGAAATCTGGCGGGAAGAGGCCATCAAACACGGCTTTCCCGGCCTTTATCTGGTCATGGTTGATGACTGGACCGATGAAGAAGTTCAGCCGCGTCTGCGCGGGTTTGATGCAAGCTATGAAATCCCTTCGAATGTCGTGCCACGCAACGTTCTGAGTGATGAAACAGATGAGCTTGGTCTAGGCGAGGATTTCGAGGGGCGAATTGTTGATTATCATAAATTTGCCAGCTATCACATGGGCCGCCCCATGCCGGAATATCGTCGGCATCGCACCGTCATGCTGCCATGGGACAATACCCCGCGCTATGGCTCCCGCGCCATGGTTCATGTCAATACCAGCAACAATGCCTACCGGACCTGGCTGACCCAGGCCATGCTGGATACGCATCGCCGCCACGTTCCAGAAGAACGCATTGTTTTCCTGCATTCATGGAATGAATGGTGTGAAGGAACTTATGTAGAGCCGGATGGACGTTACGGGCGTCATTATCTGAACGAAACACGCGCAGCCGTTCAGGATGTACGAGATATTCTCTCACTTGCTTCCAGCGGGGAATCCGTCAACGCATTGGCTAAATTACAGCATATCGGCCACATAAAGGACGAAGGTGCATTTCGCGTTCTTCAAGCCAGCCGTATGTATACACACTACCTTTATAATGAAATTCTGCGGCTGCGTGATCATGCGCACAATCTTCAGCAAGCGCTAGAGCATCATCGTGCCATTTCTCCTGATCTTGTGCAGCAACTGAATGAACAGGCCGGCTTACTGGCCCATGAGCTGGCTCTCTCTCAGGAACAATCAACTTATCTGCAAGCAGAAATTGAGAGAATGCATTCAGCCCTCTCCTCTCAGATTGAAAATGTCACTGCTCAACTCCATACTATGGTGACATCGACATCCTGGCGTATCACCGCTCCCATACGATGGATGCGGCGCATGCTAAGACGCTGA
- a CDS encoding FkbM family methyltransferase, whose amino-acid sequence MNEPLDHTLTDSVQARYGRLHFFAHDTGALKTSLETYGEWAENEIRFLTSFIREGDTVIDVGAYIGTHVLAFSHATGNNGHVIGIEAQEQSFKLLCNNVLDNNVTHVRLENAIAGEENQVRLIHDIDIAHDASFGSTSLLEDFSAADKTAPHMIEAREIKLDSLHLTTCRLVKIDAEGMEHIVLKGATDLLSRLRPVIYAECNATDSGLKTLHLLKKYGYQTFAHVVPAFNPENFFGVSNDIFSGSCEVALIGIPDSLLDTLQAYILHEKELILRIETADDLALAMLHKPQYPVEILRSCAAAHTGGTAWLDYYSALPVHLEARERDVAFLSQSLQKERDENQVIVADAAALRLKNQELERDVSLLREAVSAEVDQRNKSEADTAALRLKNQELERDVSILRKAVIKESEQYQEALLRAQELEREIPILQQSARIEREGRLAAERSVLNHSEAAANLQTIANTERQLRQEAEHNLANAEEQWRKERDALSGAHQQLIKEISSLRSSTSWKMTAPLRYAIRRLFRRR is encoded by the coding sequence ATGAACGAGCCACTGGATCATACCCTGACCGACTCTGTTCAGGCGCGTTACGGGCGACTGCATTTTTTCGCTCATGACACCGGAGCATTGAAAACATCGCTTGAGACATATGGTGAATGGGCGGAAAACGAAATCCGCTTTCTGACCAGCTTTATAAGAGAAGGCGATACCGTTATCGATGTAGGTGCCTATATCGGCACGCACGTGCTGGCATTTTCACACGCCACAGGCAACAACGGGCACGTTATCGGCATTGAAGCACAGGAGCAATCATTCAAACTGCTCTGCAACAATGTCCTTGATAATAATGTCACTCATGTCCGTTTGGAAAATGCCATTGCCGGGGAGGAGAACCAGGTTCGCCTTATCCACGATATAGATATTGCGCACGATGCCAGCTTTGGCAGCACGTCCCTTCTGGAAGATTTTTCAGCTGCCGACAAGACTGCGCCCCACATGATAGAGGCGCGAGAAATCAAGCTTGATTCGCTTCATTTGACAACATGCCGACTGGTCAAGATCGATGCAGAAGGGATGGAGCACATTGTACTGAAGGGTGCCACCGATCTTCTGTCACGTCTGCGGCCTGTGATTTATGCGGAGTGCAACGCTACTGACAGCGGGCTTAAAACACTTCATCTCCTGAAAAAATATGGATACCAGACCTTCGCCCATGTTGTGCCGGCTTTTAATCCTGAGAATTTCTTTGGTGTATCCAACGATATCTTTTCTGGATCATGTGAAGTTGCTCTGATTGGCATTCCTGACAGCCTGCTCGATACGCTTCAAGCCTATATCCTGCATGAGAAAGAGCTGATCCTGCGGATTGAAACCGCTGATGACCTCGCTTTGGCCATGCTGCATAAGCCACAATATCCGGTTGAAATCCTCCGGTCCTGTGCAGCAGCCCATACTGGCGGCACTGCATGGCTTGATTATTACAGTGCCCTCCCCGTGCATCTGGAGGCTCGCGAACGGGATGTCGCTTTCCTTTCTCAATCTTTACAGAAAGAACGCGATGAAAATCAGGTCATCGTGGCTGATGCGGCAGCGCTGCGTCTCAAAAATCAGGAGTTAGAGAGAGATGTCTCCCTGCTGCGGGAGGCCGTCAGCGCAGAAGTAGATCAGCGGAACAAAAGTGAGGCTGATACGGCAGCACTGCGTCTTAAAAATCAGGAACTGGAGAGAGATGTCTCCATCCTTCGCAAGGCCGTTATAAAAGAGTCAGAGCAATACCAGGAAGCATTACTCAGAGCGCAGGAACTTGAAAGAGAAATCCCGATCCTGCAACAATCGGCACGGATCGAGCGTGAAGGACGTCTTGCTGCGGAGCGGTCAGTTCTGAATCACAGTGAAGCAGCGGCCAATCTACAGACCATCGCCAATACGGAAAGGCAATTGAGACAAGAGGCTGAACACAATCTGGCCAATGCCGAAGAGCAATGGAGAAAAGAGCGTGATGCTTTGTCGGGGGCACACCAACAGCTGATAAAAGAGATATCCAGCCTTCGTTCTTCGACATCCTGGAAGATGACTGCCCCCCTGAGATATGCGATCCGGCGTCTATTCCGGCGTCGATAA
- a CDS encoding D-sedoheptulose 7-phosphate isomerase codes for MDAFAADEAARETLIRMGEDVCTSIRNGGKLLIAGNGGSAADAQHIAAEFVSRLMYDRAPLPALALTTDSSALTAIGNDYGYEHVFERQVTGLGQKGDVFLGISTSGRSPNVIRALHAAREKGIITFGFTGVAGNAMTELCDRLLLAPSPQTAIIQQIHITAAHMLCAVVERTLFPVEGR; via the coding sequence ATGGATGCCTTTGCAGCAGATGAAGCGGCTCGCGAGACCCTCATCCGCATGGGGGAGGATGTCTGCACCTCCATTCGTAATGGTGGAAAGCTGCTGATTGCGGGCAATGGTGGCAGTGCCGCGGATGCACAGCATATTGCCGCCGAGTTCGTCTCTCGCCTGATGTATGACCGTGCGCCTCTGCCTGCCCTGGCCTTGACGACGGATAGTTCAGCCCTGACCGCCATCGGCAATGATTACGGCTATGAGCATGTGTTCGAGCGTCAGGTCACCGGGCTGGGACAAAAGGGCGATGTGTTTCTGGGAATCAGCACCTCGGGCCGCTCACCGAACGTCATCCGGGCGTTGCATGCCGCACGGGAGAAAGGGATCATCACCTTCGGCTTCACAGGCGTCGCGGGTAACGCCATGACCGAGCTGTGTGACCGCCTGCTGCTGGCCCCATCACCACAGACGGCCATTATCCAGCAGATTCATATCACCGCGGCCCATATGCTCTGTGCGGTGGTGGAGCGGACCTTGTTTCCGGTCGAGGGTCGGTAA
- a CDS encoding NAD-dependent succinate-semialdehyde dehydrogenase, which yields MRYATINPYNGDVLKQFSETADADVARAITDAHAAFQSWRYAPFTERAKVMRSAAAILRSDLDGYARLLTLEMGKLFTEAKLEVELSAKIFEYYADNAEHLLQPEILPVADPAEGKAMIVHEPLGVILAIEPWNFPYYQIARIIAPQLSAGNTVLLKHAQNVPQCAEAFEALMLKAGLPRGAFINLFASRNQITTILNDPRVCGVALTGSERAGAAVAATAGAALKKSMMELGGADAFIVLEDADLKKTIDWAVFGRHWNAGQVCVSSKRMIVVDKVYDQFMEGYVKGVAALRAGDPFDPETTLAPLSSQAAADGLKQQIRDAVAQGAKATEVGAPVPNQGAFVQPTILTDIDGDNPARHWEFFGPVSMIFRAKDEDDAVRIANDTPYGLGGSVFTADEERGKRVARRIETGMVFINHPTMVKADLPFGGVKNSGYGRELIGLGIKEFVNHKLIDVVDIDAPF from the coding sequence ATGCGCTACGCGACGATCAACCCCTATAATGGGGACGTTCTGAAACAATTCTCCGAAACCGCGGATGCGGATGTTGCCCGGGCGATCACCGATGCGCATGCAGCCTTTCAGTCCTGGCGTTACGCGCCCTTTACGGAGCGGGCCAAGGTTATGCGCAGCGCCGCCGCAATCTTGCGGAGCGATCTGGACGGCTACGCCCGCCTGCTGACCCTGGAAATGGGGAAGCTGTTCACCGAAGCCAAGCTGGAAGTCGAGTTGTCGGCGAAAATTTTCGAATACTACGCCGACAATGCCGAACACCTGCTGCAACCGGAGATCCTGCCGGTGGCTGATCCGGCCGAGGGCAAGGCGATGATCGTGCATGAGCCGCTGGGCGTCATTCTGGCGATCGAACCGTGGAACTTCCCCTATTACCAGATTGCCCGCATCATCGCGCCGCAGCTTTCGGCCGGGAACACCGTGCTGCTGAAGCATGCGCAGAACGTGCCACAATGCGCCGAAGCCTTCGAGGCGCTGATGCTGAAGGCCGGGCTGCCGCGAGGAGCCTTCATCAACCTGTTTGCCTCCCGCAATCAGATCACCACCATCCTGAATGATCCGCGTGTTTGTGGCGTGGCCCTCACCGGGTCCGAACGTGCCGGCGCTGCCGTGGCTGCCACCGCAGGTGCGGCGCTGAAAAAATCCATGATGGAGTTGGGCGGTGCGGATGCCTTCATCGTGCTGGAAGATGCCGATCTGAAAAAAACTATCGACTGGGCCGTGTTCGGTCGCCACTGGAATGCCGGCCAGGTCTGCGTATCCTCCAAGCGTATGATCGTTGTGGACAAGGTCTATGACCAGTTCATGGAAGGCTATGTGAAGGGGGTAGCGGCCCTGCGTGCGGGCGATCCGTTTGATCCCGAAACCACGCTGGCCCCCCTCTCCTCCCAGGCCGCTGCCGATGGCTTGAAGCAGCAGATTCGTGATGCCGTTGCCCAGGGTGCCAAAGCCACCGAAGTGGGTGCTCCGGTTCCAAACCAGGGGGCTTTCGTGCAGCCGACAATCCTGACCGACATTGATGGAGACAATCCGGCACGCCATTGGGAATTCTTCGGTCCCGTCTCCATGATCTTTCGGGCGAAAGATGAGGACGATGCCGTCCGCATCGCCAATGATACCCCGTATGGTCTGGGCGGATCGGTCTTTACCGCCGATGAGGAGCGTGGCAAGCGCGTGGCCCGCCGGATTGAGACCGGGATGGTATTCATCAATCACCCGACCATGGTGAAGGCTGACCTTCCTTTTGGCGGCGTCAAGAACTCCGGCTATGGCCGCGAGTTGATCGGTCTGGGGATCAAGGAATTCGTGAACCACAAGCTGATTGATGTCGTCGATATAGACGCGCCGTTCTGA
- a CDS encoding Hint domain-containing protein, translating to MTDYTTNSGVVYSVTPVRGLFGILTGYNVVITDPDGTTTHLGTVAPDHVLTGNGFSFSLASVLFGSSYVVVPGASGTITIAASLATLNNNTFYVGGTANINVLASGLSGLTLNVDGGAASLTNGNVAGLLSGSTVNITNGGVFSNGTAFASVLNNSTVNFGNGGGTLIVNAGGAAINLSSTSINNYNPLKDTIEFQNTIAHVNSYTISASGSARTITLYGDNGQQIGHYTANLAAGVTLNAGTYYTNSGNNPLVIAYVGGNTFIGVCFLAGSMISTPDGERPVEELRAGDRVLAFRDGVQHAAEVTWAGHASAAARVGLPDDMAGYPVRVLKDALADGVPSRDLLITPEHCLFLDGKFIPVRMLVNGSSIIYDRSITDYQYYHIETDGHAVIRAEGTLTESYLDTGNRIRFGTADGNVVSIGQGNARSWQHDAAAPLAVSREVVEPIFRALTARAETIMPGSRTAAPELTSDADLHLVSDAGQILRKVRETNDRVVFMIPAGVETVRILSRASRPCDVFGPFVDDRRTLGVLVGEAVLFDAGSAQAINVTLANEGWNAWDGAEAGRWTAGNAVLKLDRRSQGGMGMLAIQILAAGPYVSSAAEVEPEAQSA from the coding sequence ATGACAGACTACACAACGAACTCAGGCGTCGTTTATTCCGTCACTCCGGTGCGGGGGCTTTTCGGGATCCTGACAGGATACAATGTCGTCATCACGGATCCGGACGGGACCACCACTCATCTGGGAACAGTGGCCCCGGATCATGTTCTGACCGGAAATGGATTTTCCTTCAGTCTGGCGTCTGTTCTGTTTGGTTCAAGCTATGTGGTGGTGCCGGGCGCATCGGGCACAATCACGATTGCCGCCAGCCTGGCAACGCTGAACAATAACACTTTCTATGTTGGTGGCACAGCAAACATTAACGTTCTGGCTTCAGGCTTGAGTGGTCTGACGCTCAATGTCGATGGCGGAGCGGCAAGCCTGACGAATGGCAATGTGGCAGGTCTACTGAGCGGATCAACCGTTAACATTACGAATGGCGGTGTATTTTCCAACGGCACTGCCTTTGCGTCTGTGCTGAACAACAGCACAGTCAATTTCGGGAATGGCGGTGGCACCCTGATTGTCAATGCTGGTGGAGCAGCGATCAATTTGTCCAGCACCTCCATCAACAATTACAATCCATTAAAAGATACGATCGAATTCCAGAATACCATTGCGCATGTCAATTCTTATACGATCAGCGCATCCGGTTCCGCCCGTACTATTACTTTGTACGGTGATAACGGACAGCAGATCGGTCACTATACGGCCAATCTCGCAGCAGGTGTCACGCTCAATGCCGGTACGTACTATACAAACAGCGGCAATAATCCACTGGTCATAGCCTATGTGGGCGGAAACACCTTTATTGGTGTCTGTTTCCTGGCTGGTTCCATGATCAGCACACCGGATGGAGAACGCCCGGTGGAGGAACTCAGGGCGGGTGATCGTGTGCTTGCCTTCCGGGATGGTGTGCAGCATGCAGCCGAAGTGACCTGGGCTGGCCATGCCAGTGCGGCGGCGCGTGTCGGCTTGCCGGATGATATGGCCGGTTATCCGGTGCGGGTGCTGAAAGATGCGCTGGCTGATGGGGTGCCTTCCCGTGATCTGCTGATCACCCCGGAGCATTGCCTGTTTCTGGATGGGAAATTCATACCGGTACGCATGTTGGTCAATGGCAGCTCCATTATCTATGATCGGTCCATCACTGATTACCAATATTATCATATCGAAACTGATGGCCATGCCGTCATCAGGGCGGAGGGTACCCTGACGGAAAGCTATCTCGACACTGGTAACCGCATCCGTTTCGGCACGGCTGACGGCAATGTCGTGTCTATCGGGCAAGGCAATGCACGTAGCTGGCAGCATGATGCCGCCGCTCCGTTGGCTGTAAGCCGGGAAGTGGTCGAGCCGATTTTCCGCGCGCTTACCGCACGGGCTGAGACAATCATGCCGGGCAGTCGGACTGCGGCACCAGAGCTGACCTCAGATGCTGATCTGCATCTGGTGAGCGACGCAGGCCAGATCCTGCGTAAGGTGCGGGAAACCAATGACAGGGTCGTGTTTATGATCCCGGCCGGCGTTGAAACCGTGCGGATCCTATCGCGCGCCAGCCGCCCCTGCGATGTGTTCGGCCCGTTTGTCGATGATCGTCGCACTCTGGGTGTCCTGGTTGGCGAGGCCGTGCTGTTCGATGCCGGTTCCGCACAGGCAATCAACGTCACTCTGGCCAATGAAGGCTGGAATGCATGGGATGGGGCCGAGGCGGGCCGCTGGACTGCGGGCAATGCCGTGTTGAAGCTGGATCGCCGGTCGCAGGGGGGTATGGGTATGCTGGCGATCCAGATTCTCGCCGCTGGGCCGTATGTCAGTTCCGCTGCCGAGGTGGAGCCTGAGGCGCAGTCCGCCTGA